Within the Chromobacterium paludis genome, the region CGTGCGCATGGGTTTTTTGCCGTTGACCGACTGCGCGCCGCTGCTGGTGGCGCGGCGGCTGGGGCTGGATAGGCGGCACGGCCTGCTGCTGCGGCCGCTGCGCCAGCCTTCATGGACGGCGGTGCGCGACAAGCTGATCCGCGGCGAACTGGACGCCGCCCTGGCCCTGCATGGGTTGGCCTATGGCATGGAGCTGGGGCTGGGCGGGCCGCAGTGCGACATGGCCTTGCTGATGGGCCTGAACCGCAACGGCCAGGGCATCAGCCTGCGCCCCGATCTGGCGGCCCGCTGGCTGGGCGGCGCGGCCTTGCCGGATATCGCGGCCGGCTTGGCCCGGCCGTTGCGTCTGGCGCATACCTTTCCCACCGGCACGCATGCGATGTGGCTGCATTACTGGCTGGCGGCGCAGGGCCTGCATCCCTTGCGCGACGCGCGCTGCGTGGTGATTCCGCCGCCGCAGATGGGCGCGGCGATGCGCGCCGGCGAACTGGACGGTTTCTGCGCCGGCCAGCCCTGGCATGCGATGGCCGAACGCGAAGGCTCGGCCCGATTGGTGGCGGACAGCGCGGCGGTGTGGCCGGATCATCCGGAAAAGGCCTTGATTTGCCGGCGCAGTTTCGCCGATGGCCAGCCGGGCCTGGCGATGGACCTGATCGCGGCGCTGCTGCAGGCCTGCCGCTGGCTGGATGAGCCGGACAACCGGGTCCAGGCGGCGGCCTGGCTGGCGGAAGAGGCCTGGCTGGGCGTGCCGGCGGAGCGGATCTTGCAACACTGGCAGGCGCATCCGCAGCAGGCGGCGCCGCTGCGTTTCTTCGACGAGGGCAGGGTCAACTTTCCCTGGCTCAGCGACGGCCTGTGGTTTCTGCGGCAGTACCGGCGTTGGGGCATGTGGGACGGCGTGGACGATCTGGACGTGGTCGCCGCCGTCAGCCGGCGCGAGCTGTACCGCCAGGCGGCGGCCAGCGTGGGCGTGGCCGCGCCGGACGAGTCGGCGCGCCGCAGCGTGCTGATGGATGGCGAGGCGTGGCCGCCGGCCGGCTGGTCCCTGCCCAAAAGCGGTGCGGGCGCGGCGTTTTCGCACTGATGCAGTGCAGCATGAATTGAGCAGGCCAGAGAATGCCGGCTCCGGCGTGAGGAAAAAGCTGGCACGCAATTTGCGGTAGTGCCATTGCCCGGCGCAACGGCGCGGCGGGCGGAATGCAGCAGGCGAATGCCAACGATGGCGCGCGCCGCAAGGGACAACGGCGTCCTTTCCCGGTTTCTTCGGGGAAGGGCGCCGTTTTTGTTTGGATGTTGAGCGGGCGGCCCGGCGGCCGGCCGCAAGGAGCGATCATGGACCGTACTTTCTGGCAGGCGGGACACCGGCCTACGCTGTTCGCGGCCTTTCTGTATTTCGATTTGAGCTTCATGGCCTGGTATCTGCTGGGCCCCTTGCAGGTGCCCATCGCCCTGGCGCTGCACCTGTCCACCCAGCAGCGCGGCCTGATGGTGGCCACGCCCATCCTGGCCGGCGCGCTGCTGCGCCTGCTGATGGGCGTGCTGGTGGACCGACTCGGCGCGCGCCGCGCCGGCCTCCTTGGGCAGATCGTTGTGATCGCCGCGCTGGCCGGCGCCTGGCTGCTGGGCATAGACGGCCTGGGCGGCGCGCTATTGCTGGGCGGCTTGCTGGGCGTGGCCGGCGCCTCGTTCGCGGCGGCGCTGCCGCTGGCCTCGCGCTGGTATCCGCCGCGCCACCAGGGCACGGCCATGGGCATCGCCGGCGCCGGCAACTCCGGCACCGTGCTGGCGGCCTTGTTCGCGCCGGCGTTGGCCATGGCTTTCGGCTGGCGCAATGTATTCGGCCTAGCCTGCATTCCGCTTCTGCTGTCGCTGCTGTTTTTCAGCCTGTGCGCCAAGGATGCGCCGAACGCGCCGCCGGCCAAGCGTCTGGCTGATTACCTGGCCGTGCTGCGCGAGCGCGATGCCTGGTGGTTCATGTTTTTCTATTCGATGACTTTCGGCGGCTTTTCCGGCTTCGCCAGCGCCTTGCCCGGCTATTTCCATGACCAGTTCGGTTTCGACGCCAAGACCGCCGGCCTGTACACCGCGGCCTGCGTGTTCGCCGGCTCGGTGATGCGGCCGTTGGGCGGCATGCTGGCGGACCGGTTGGGCGGCACCCGCTCGCTGCTGGCGGTGTATGCGTCCTGCGCGCTGCTGATAGGCGCGGCCGGTTTCGGCGCGGGCGGGCCTGGGGCGGCGCTGGCGCTGTTCGTGCTGGCCATGCTGTGCCTGGGGGCCGGCAACGGCGCGGTGTTCCAGCTGGTGCCGCAGCGTTTCGGCAAGGAAATCGGCGTGCTGACCGGGCTGGTGGGCATGGCGGGCGGCGTGGGCGGTTTCGCTTTGGCGGCCGGGCTGGCCGCGGTCAAGCAAGCCAGCGGCGGCTATGCGGCGGGGCTGTGGCTGTTTGCCTGTCTGTGCGCGCTGGCCTGGATGAGTCTGGCCGGAGTGAGGCAGCGCTGGCGCAGCGACTGGACCGTCGCCGCGGCCAGGGTTTGAGGGGGGATGACCATGGATATGGCGGAACTGAAGGGCAAGACGCGGCAGAAGCTGGTGGTGGTGGGCAACGGCATGGCCGGCATGCGCACGGTGGAGGAACTGCTGCATCTGGCGCCGGATTTGTACGACATCACGGTGTTCGGCGCGGAGCCGCATCCCAATTACAACCGCATCCTGCTGTCGCCGGTGCTGGCCGGGGAGCAGGCCTTCGCGGATATCATACTCAATCCGCGGGAGTGGTACGCCGAGCGCGGCATCCGCTTGCGCATGGGCACGCCCGTCGCCGCCATAGACCGGGCGCGGCGGCAGGTGGTGACGGAAGATGGCGAAGCGGTAGCCTACGACAGGCTGCTGCTGGCCACCGGCTCCACGCCGGTCATCTTGCCGATCCCGGGGCGCGAGCTGGAGGGGGTGATAGGCTACCGCGACATCGCCGATACCGAATACATGATGGCCGCCGCCCAAACGCGCCGCCACGCCGTGGTGATAGGCGGCGGCCTGCTGGGGCTGGAGGCCGCCAACGGCCTCAAGCAGCGCGGCATGGACGTGACGGTGGTGCATCTGGCCGACTGGCTGCTGGAGCGGCAGCTGGACCGCCAGGCCGGCGACTTGCTGCGCCAGGCGCTGGAGGCGCGCGGCATCCGCTTTCTATTGGGGCGGCAGACCGCGGCGCTGCTGGATGACGGCCAGGGGCGAGTGGCCGCCGTTCGTTTCAGCGACGGCGAGGACATTCCGGCCGAGCTGGTGGTGATGGCGGTGGGCATCCGGCCCAATGCCGCGTTGGCCGAGGCCTCCGGACTGCATTGCAGTCGCGGCGTGGTGGTGGATGACGCCTTGCAGACTTACGACCCGCGCATCTACGCGGTGGGCGAATGCGTCAGCCATAGAGGCGTGGCCTACGGCCTGGTGGCGCCGTTGTTCGAGCAGGCCAAGGTATGCGCCAATCATCTGGCGCAGCTGGGCATCGCCCGCTATCTGGGCTCGGTGTCGTCCACCAAGCTGAAGGTAACCGGCATTGATTTGTTCTCCGCCGGAGACTTCATGGGCGGCGAGGGCTGCGACGAGATCGTATTGTCCGATCCGGCCGGCGGCATCTACAAGAAGCTGGTGCTGCGCGGCGACAAGCTGGCCGGCGTCTGCCTGTACGGCGACACCAGCGACGGCGCCTGGTATTTCAAGCTGCTGCGCGAGGCGCGCCCGGTGGGCGATCTGCGCGACACGCTGATGTTCGGCGAATCCGCCATCGGCGACGCCGGCGTGCAGGGCCAGAGCCGTGCTGCCGCAATGCAGGATAGCGACGAGGTGTGCGGCTGCAACGGCGTGTGCAAGGGAACCATCGTCAAGGCGATCCAGGACAAGGACCTGTTCACCTTGGACGAGGTGAAGAAACACACCAAGGCCGCCAGCTCCTGCGGCTCCTGCTCCGGCCTGGTGGAGCAAGTCCTGATGAGCGTGGTGGGCGCCGGCTTCCAGGAAACGCCCAAGACCAAGGCCGTATGCGGTTGCACAGACCGCAGCCACGGCGAGCTGCGCAAGGCGATACGCGAGCACCATCTGTTGAGCCACGCCGAGGTGTTCCACTTCCTGGAATGGCGCACGCCCAATGGTTGCGCCAGCTGCCGGCCGGCGATCAATTACTACTTGCTGTCCAGCTGGCCGCATGAGGCGGCGGACGATCCGCAAAGCCGTTTCATCAACGAGCGCGCCCACGCCAACATCCAAAAGGACGGCACCTTCTCGGTCATCCCGCAAATGAAGGGCGGCGTCACTACCGCCGACGAACTGCGCCGCATCGCCGACGTGGCCGACAAGTACCGGGTGAAGATGCTCAAGGTGACCGGCGGCCAGCGCATCGATTTGTTGGGAATCAAGAAGGAAGACCTGGTCGATGTCTGGCGCGATCTGGGCATGCACTCCGGCCACGCTTACGGCAAGTCCATCCGCACGGTGAAAACCTGCGTCGGCAGCGAGTTCTGCCGCTTCGGCACCCAGAACAGCACCCAGATGGGGATAGACCTGGAAACCATGCTGGCCAATATGTGGAGCCCGCACAAGGTCAAGCTGGCGGTGTCCGGCTGCCCGCGCAACTGCGCCGAGGCCGGCATCAAAGACGTGGGCGTGATCGCCGTGGACTCCGGCTGGGAGCTGTACGTGGGCGGCAACGGCGGCATCAAGACCGAGGTGGCGCAATTCCTGTGCAAGGTGAAGACGGCTGAGGAGGTGAAGGAGTACAGCGGCGCCTTCCTGCAACTGTACCGCGAGGAAGCCTACTACCTGGACCGCACCGTGCATTACATCGCCCGCGTCGGCCTGGATTACATCAAATCGCGCGTGGTGGGCGACGCGGACAGCCGCCGCGCCCTGCATCAACGGCTGCTGTTCTCGCTGCAGGGCCTGCCCGACCCGTGGGCGGCGCGCGTGGCCGGGGCGCAGAAGCGCGAATTCATCCCCATCGCGGTGGCCGTTTAGGAGAGCGCCATGATCAGAGAAAACTGGGTGAAAGTGTGCGCGCTGGACGATATTCCGGCGCAAGGCAGTCGCGTGCTGGCGCGGGACGGCGGCGACATCGCCCTGTTCCGCATTCACGACGACCAGGTGTTCGCGCTGCTGGACCGCTGCCCGCACAAGGGCGGCCCCTTGAGCCAGGGCATGGTGCACGGCCGCGCGGTGGCTTGTCCGCTGCATGGCTGGAACATAGACCTGGCCAGCGGCGAGGCGCAGGCGCCGGACGTGGGCTGCGCCAACCGTTTTCCGGTCCGCCTCGAAGACGGCGCGGTGTGGCTGGCCTGGTAAGCGAAAGGAGGGCAGGCGCATGGGCAAGACGGAAACCCGCTCCACCTGCTGCTATTGCGGCGTCGGCTGCGGCGTGCTGATAAGCAGCGAGAATGGCCGCATTGCCGGCGTGCGCGGCGATCCGGACCATCCAGCCAATTACGGACGATTGTGCAGCAAGGGGCTGAACCTAGCGGCCAGCGCCGCCAGCGACAGCGGCCGCGCGCTGTATCCGGAAATGCGGATGGACAGGAACGCGCCGCGCCGGCGCGCCGGCTGGGACGAGGCGCTGGACGCGGCGGCGGACCGCTTCGCCGGCATCATCCGCCGGCATGGCCCGGACGCGGTGGCGTTTTACGTGTCCGGCCAGCTGTTGACCGAGGATTACTACCTGTTCAACAAGCTGGCCAAGGGCCTGATAGGCACCAACAATATCGACACCAATTCCCGGCTATGCATGTCCAGCGCCGTCGCCGCCTACAAGATGGCGCTGGGCGCGGACGGCCCGCCCACCTGTTACGAAGACCTGGAAGCGGCGGATTGCGTGTTGTTCGCCGGCAGCAATATGGCCTACGCCCACCCGGTGCTGTTCCGCCGGCTGGAGGCCGCGCGCGCGGCCAGGCCGGACACGCGCTGGATCGTCGTCGATCCGCGCCGCACCGACACCGCGGCCATGGCGGACCTGCACCTGCAAATCCAGCCCGGCACCGACGTCGCCTTGTTCCACGGCATGCTGCATCACCTGATTTGGGAAGGGCTGATCGACGCCGATTACATCGCGGCCCATACCGAGGGCTTCGACGCGCTCAAGCGCATGGTCCGCGACTACACGCCCAAGCTGGCGGCGGAGATCTGCGGCGTGAGCGCGGAGGACATCATCGCCGCTGCGGAGTGCTTTGGCCGCAGCCGGGCCAGCCTGTCGCTGTATTGCATGGGTCTGAACCAATCCAGCCAGGGCACGGCCAAGAACCTGGCGCTGATCCATCTGCACCTGGCCGCCGGCCAGATAGGCAAGCCCGGCGCCGGGCCGTTCTCGCTGACCGGCCAGCCCAACGCCATGGGCGGCCGCGAGGTGGGCGGCATGGCCACCATGCTGGCCGCGCACCGCGACATCGCCAATCCGGCGCACCGGCGAGAGGTCGCGGCGCATTGGGGCGTGCCGGAGGAGAGGCTGTCGCCGCGTCCAGGCCTGCCGGCGGTGGAGATGTTCGAGGCCATGACCCGCGGGGAAATCAAGGCGGTATGGATAGCCTGCACCAATCCGGCCCACTCCATGCCGGACCTGCCGCGGGTGCGCGAGGCTTTGGCCCGCGCCGAACTGGTGGTGTTGCAGGAAGCCTTCGCCGATACCGATACCGCGGCCTTCGCCGACATTGTGCTGCCGGCGGCCAGCTGGGGCGAAAAGGACGGCACGGTCACCAATTCCGAGCGCCGGATCAGCCGGGTGCGCGCCGCCGCGCCGCCGCCGGGAGAGGCCAGGACGGATGCCTGGATCGCCGCGGAATTCGCGCGGAGGTTGGCGGCGCGGCTGCATCCGGATGAAGCCGGGCATTTCGACTACGACGGCGCGGGGCGGATTTTCGACGAGCACCGCGCGCTGACCGTGGGCCGCGACCTGGACATGGGCGGCCTGGATTACGCCCTGCTTGAGGCGAAAGGTCCGCAGCAATGGCCGCTGCCCGCCGGCAGCGCCTCGGGCCTGGCGCGGCGCTACGAGGACGGCGTGTATGCCACGGACAACGGCCGCGCGCGCTTCCACGCCGTCGACTACCAACCGCCGGCGGACAAAGTCTCCGCCCACTATCCCTTCCGCCTGATCAGCGGCCGCTTGCGCGACCAATGGCACGGCATGAGCCGCACCGGCCGCTTGCCGCAGCACTTCGCGCATAGTCCAGAGCCGGAGTTGCGCATGCATCCGGAAGACGCTGAGCGGCGCGGGCTGAGCGACGGCGAGCTGGTGTGGGTGGCCAGCAAGCGCGGGCGGTTGGCGCTGCCCTTGCGTCGCAGCGACGAAGTGGCGCGCGGCAGCGTATTCGCCGCCATGCACTGGAATGGACGGTTCCTGAGCAGCGGCGGCGTCAACGAAACCACCGTTTCGGCGGTGGACAGCCTCTCTTTTCAGCCGGAGCTGAAGCACGCGGCGGTAAAGGTGGAGCGCGCGGCGCTGCCGTGGCGTGTGCTGGCCGCGGTGCGCCATGCGGACCTGCCGGGCTTGCGCGCCAGGCTGTCGCCCTTGCTGGAGGGCTGCGGCTACGCGGCCATCTCGCTGGCGGGAACGGACACGCTGTACTTGCGCGCGGCGGAGGCGCACGCGCGGCCGGACTGGCTGGCGCGTCTGCTGGAGGCGCTGGACTGGCGGCCAGGCGCGGATACGCTGGAGTACCGCGACGACAAGCGCGGCGTGTTCAAGCGCGCGGCCTGGCGCGGCAACCGCTTGGACCGGCTGCTGTTCGCCGGCAGCCTGCCGGCGGATCAGGCTGCGGGCGAGGCGCGGCTGCAAACGCTGCTGAGCGGCGAAGACTGGCAAGGCCCGCGTCTGGCGGTGTTCGCGCCGGCCGTCGCGGCGGCCGCCCCGCGCGAGCGCACGGTGTGCCAGTGCAAGCAAGTGGGCGAGGGCGCGATACGGCGCGCCCTGGAGGATGGCGCGGATGTGACGGCGCTGCAGGCCAGGCTGGGTTGCGGCACGGTGTGCGGCTCCTGTCTGCCGGAAATAAAGCGCATGGCGGCATCGTCCGCGCAAGCTGTTTAAGGAGTCATGGGCATGCATAAGACATTCAAGGCCATAGGCCGCGTCACCCTGCTGGGCGCGGGGCCGGGAGACCTGGAGCTGCTGACGCTGAAGGCGGCGCGCAGCCTGGCCGCCGCCGATGTGCTGCTGCTGGATGATCTGGTCGATCCCGCCATCGCGGAGCTGGCGCCGCGCGCCCGCGTGGTGCGGGTGGGCAAGCGCGGCGGCTGCAAATCCACGCCGCAGGACTTCATCCAGCGGCTGATGCGGCGCTACGCGCAGCGCGGCGAGCAGGTGGTGCGGGCCAAGGGCGGCGAGGCGCTGTTGTTTGGCCGCGCCGGCGAGGAAATCGCCTATCTGCGTGCCCACGGCATCGAAGTCGACATCGTCAACGGCGTCAGCGCCGCCTTCGCCGCCGCGGCCAGCCTGCGCGTCTCCTTGACCCAGCGCGGCTTGAGCCACGGCCTCACGCTGGCCACCGCGCATCTGCAAGACGGCAGCGAGCCGGACTGGCGCGCGCTGGCCGCCGCGGGCACCACCTTGGCCATCTATATGGGCATGAGCCGCATAGACAGCCTGTGCGCGGCCTTGGCCGACTGCCTGCCGGCCGATACGCCGGCCGCGGCCGTGCAGTGGGCCGGCACGGAGCGGGAAGCGCGCGTGCTCAGCAGCCTGGGCCGGCTGGCGGAGGACGCGCGCGCCGCCGGGCTGGGCAGTCCGGCCGTGTTGCTGATAGGCGAGGCCCTGCGCGAGGCGGCGCGGGAGTTCGCCGGCGCGGAGGCGCGGGCCGCCAATGGCTAGGCCGCCGCTCGCGCCGCTTGGCTGGCGCGCTGCTTGCGCCGCCTGGCCGCCCACTGCCATGCGCCGCTGGCGGACAGCCAGGCCAGGGACAGGCCGGCGGCGGCGAGCAACATGCGCAGGATATTGCCGCCCAGGCTGCCGGTATGCAGGGCGTAGACCCAGCTGCTGAGCCGGATGGCCGGCGCGGCTTGCTCCACGGGCGTCACGCGCAGCAGGCGGCCGCTGTAGGGGTCGATTTCCACCAGGCTGCGGCCATTGGGGTGCAGCTCGCCGGCCAGCCGCCAGCGCAGCAGCAGCGGCCGTTGCGGCGACGGATCATAACGGATGTCCACCAAGCGGCCGTCCGGCATGGACTGGGCGGCGCGCGCCACCAGCGCGTCCAGCGGCAGCCGCGGCAGGCCGGGCGGCGTGTCGAGTTTGGCCTTGCCGGGCGCGCGATAGCCATATAGCTGGTTGATGCCGCGGTTCAGCGGCTTGTCGAAAGCCTGGTAGGCGCCGGTCAGTCCGGCGGACAGCAGGAGCAGCGAAGCCAGCGCGCCGCTCAAACGGTGCAGATCCGTCACCCATATTTTCTGCCCTTTTCCGCGCCTGACTTGCCAAGCGCGGCGCCAGTCCCGCGGCCACCAGTAAACCAGGCCGGAAATGGCCAGCGCCGTCAACAGCAGGCCGCACATGCCGGCCAGCGCGGCGCCGGTTTCGCCCAGCAGCAGTTTTTCATGCAGCTCCAGCAGCCATTCGAAGGCCGAATCGCCCCTGGGGCGGTCCGACTCGACGCGGCCATCCGCCGTCAGCCAAAGACGCCGCTCGTCGCCGGGCTGGCGCACGCGCGCCTGGATAGGGCCGTCTTCGGCCAGGCGCAAATTGAAAACCGCGCCGGGATAGCGCGCGGCGACCGCATCGGCCAGCGCCTGGTAGTGGATGGGGCGATGCGCCGGGGCGGGGCGGGCGCCGCTCAGGCTTTCCAGTTCGGGTCGGAAGAGCAGCAGGCTGCCGCTGAGGCCTATCAGCAAAAGGAAGGCGGCCGCGGCCAGGCCCAGGTAACGATGGAGCAGGATCAAGTAGCGTTTCACGAAGCATCCAGAGCGAGGGCGGGCAGCAGGCCCGCATAGGTAAACATTGCAAACAATGTTAATAATAATGATAATAACTCTCGTTATCAATTAAAACAGCCTCTCGCAGCATGATGAACTTGCCTCGCCTGTATTCCCCCCTATTGTTGTCGCCCTTGCTGGCCGCCGTCGCCCATGCCGACGATGTCGCGCAGCTGGACAAGGTGGTGGTGACCGCCGTCGCGGACGGCATGAGCTACCAGTCTCGCCAAGCGGCTGTCGCTGGCCGCCCGCAAGCCGTGTTGGATACGCCCCAGGCCGTGCAGAGCGTGGGGCCGCAAGTCTTGAGCGATTTACAGGCGCGCAGCCTGGGCGACGCCGTGCGCAACATCAGCGGCGTGGTGGAGAGCAATACTTTGGCCGGCATACAGGACAGCTTCACCCGGCGCGGCTTTGGCAGCCGCGGGGACGGCGGCGTGCTGCGCGACGGCGTGCGCTCGGCCTGGCTGAATAATTTCGACGCCACGACAGAGTCGGTGGAGGCGCTGAAGGGGCCGGCCTCCTTGCTGTACGGCATCCAGGAGCCGGGCGGGGTGATCAATGTGCTCAGCAAAAAGCCGCAATACAGCCCGCAGGGCAGCGTGGAGCTGCGAGGAAGCCGCTTCGGCGGCGGAGGCGGCGGTTTTGATCTGACTGGCCCGCTGGGCGATAAGGGCCTGGCATATCGCTTGATCGGCGACTTTGACGAAAGCGACTACTGGCGGGGCTTCGGTCTGAGCCGGCGGCGCATGATCGCGCCTTCTCTGGCCTGGGAGAGGGGCGCGGACCAACTTTTGCTGGCTTACCAATACCTGGCTTTCAAGACGCCATATGACCGGGGGACGCTCTTTGTCAACGGCCAGCCCTTGAGCCTCCCGCGCGAGCGGCGGCTGGACGAGGCCTGGAATAATGCTGAAGGCGAGGCCCAGGCGCTGACGCTGAGCCATGCGCGGCAGCTCAGCGACGCCTGGCGGCTGGCGACGCGGCTGGCGTGGAATCAGCTGCGCTATACCGACCGTCAGGCGCGGCCCGTCGCTTTCAACGCCAAGACCGGCATGCTGAGCCGCCGCGCCGACGGCAATCGCTTCGACAATAGCGACTGGCTGCTGAGCAGCCGGCTGCAAGGCAGCCTGAGCCTGTTTGGCCAATTGCACCAGCTCACGCTGGGCCTGGAAATGGAAAGGCAGCGCGAGACGCGCGGCGACACCTACCGCGGCGGCAATGTCGGCGGCTTCAATGTCTACGCGCCTGTGTACGGCGCGCTGCCTTACCCCAGCCAGCTCAGCGCCGCGCAGAGCGACAGCCGCAGCGTCATAGACAGCCAGGCCCTGCTGTTGCAGGACAACTGGACCCTGGCGCCGCGCTGGATAGCCAGCCTGGGCGCGCGCTACCAGCATTATCGGCAAGAGGACGGCATAGGGCGGCCGTTTGTCGTCACCGGGCGCGGCAGCGGCCTGACGCTGCTGCCGCAGGCGGGCCTGCTGTTCAAGCTGACGCCGCTGGTTTCGCTGTACGGCAGCTACAGCCAATCGTTCCGGCCCAATGTCGGCAGCGATGGTCAGAGCTTCTCGCCGGAGCGGGGCGAGTCGGGCGAGGCGGGCATCAAGCTGGAGCGCGATGGCCTGTCCGCTAGCGCGGCGGCGTACCGCATGGAGAAAAGCCATGTGCTGGTAACGGAAAACGCGGTCAGCCGCGCCATCGGCAAGGCGCGCTCGCAAGGCCTGGAGTTCGACGCCAGCGGCCGGCTGTCGCGCAAGGTATCCATCATCGCCAACTACGCCTACACCGACGCCAAGGTGGTGGAGGATGCGCCGGCCAATATCGGCAAGACGCTATACAATGTGCCGCGCCGCAGCGGCTCGCTGTCCCTGGCCTACGATGCGGGCGTGGACAGTATGGACGGCCGCTGGCGCATGGGCGGCGGCGCGCGCTATGTGGGCGAGCGCGCCGGCGACGCGGCCAATAGTTTCCTGCTGCCAGCCTACACGGTGGCGGATGCCTTCGTGGCTTGGCGGCGCAAGCTGGGAGAGCAAAGGCTGGAGCTGCAGCTGAACGTCAAGAACCTGTTCGATAAAACCTATTACCGCTCCAGCAGCGGCAGCGCGTTGCAGGTGAGGGTGGGCGATCCGCGCGAGGTGTCGGCGCGGGCGAGATTATCGTTCTGAGAAAGCATCCATCCTAGCCTGTTGCGACTCGCAGTCGAGCGAGGCGATGCGCGAGGGCCGCCTGCAAGAGTCGCGCGCCGCGCGCCTGCTGTTCCAGAGCGGGATGTTGGAGGAGGATGGGCCGCCAGCCAGCATGGCCGGGACCGAAGTCCATGATCCCGCCGATCAGAAACACAGCAGGCGCTTGATTCAGCGCTGAAAAACATTCATCGCGAAGACCAAGGGCCAGGCCAGCCTGACGCCGGCGGAAATGCGGGAGGCGGCGGCCATCCTGCTGCCGTTTGAGCGCGACTACAGAGGCGGATAACGTCATCGTGCTCGCCGCTTTGGACGAAACCACTTTGGGCGAAGCGGCCTGGTTGGCGCGCAGTCGCTGCGGCTGAGCGTGGTGGCGGAGTCATTGCCAAAAGCCCGGCCATGCCGGACTTTTGTCATGTGGGCGAGGACGGGGTGGATCGCCATCATCGCGGCCGTTTGGCGCCGCTGGCGCGCCGCGCCGCGAGGATCAGGATGGCCAGCGCCGCCAGCCCCAGCAGGTTGGCCAGTCCGAAGCGGTTCAGCAGGCGCTCGGCCCGGTGCGGGTAGGGGAAGAACTCCGCCGCCAGGAATCGCGGCGCGGGGCACTGCTGGCCAAAGCGCGCGCCGGTGTCCAGATACGCGCCGTGGCGGACATAGCGCTGGTAAAAATGCGCGGCGCGCTGGGGATCGGTGTCGTTCAGCCAGGCCGCGCCATTGCATAGCACGGCAGAGTAAGCCTGGGCGCGCGGCGGCAGCAGATCCGCTGCC harbors:
- a CDS encoding CmpA/NrtA family ABC transporter substrate-binding protein, with protein sequence MSDAMMADERGLRAVRMGFLPLTDCAPLLVARRLGLDRRHGLLLRPLRQPSWTAVRDKLIRGELDAALALHGLAYGMELGLGGPQCDMALLMGLNRNGQGISLRPDLAARWLGGAALPDIAAGLARPLRLAHTFPTGTHAMWLHYWLAAQGLHPLRDARCVVIPPPQMGAAMRAGELDGFCAGQPWHAMAEREGSARLVADSAAVWPDHPEKALICRRSFADGQPGLAMDLIAALLQACRWLDEPDNRVQAAAWLAEEAWLGVPAERILQHWQAHPQQAAPLRFFDEGRVNFPWLSDGLWFLRQYRRWGMWDGVDDLDVVAAVSRRELYRQAAASVGVAAPDESARRSVLMDGEAWPPAGWSLPKSGAGAAFSH
- a CDS encoding nitrate/nitrite transporter; translated protein: MDRTFWQAGHRPTLFAAFLYFDLSFMAWYLLGPLQVPIALALHLSTQQRGLMVATPILAGALLRLLMGVLVDRLGARRAGLLGQIVVIAALAGAWLLGIDGLGGALLLGGLLGVAGASFAAALPLASRWYPPRHQGTAMGIAGAGNSGTVLAALFAPALAMAFGWRNVFGLACIPLLLSLLFFSLCAKDAPNAPPAKRLADYLAVLRERDAWWFMFFYSMTFGGFSGFASALPGYFHDQFGFDAKTAGLYTAACVFAGSVMRPLGGMLADRLGGTRSLLAVYASCALLIGAAGFGAGGPGAALALFVLAMLCLGAGNGAVFQLVPQRFGKEIGVLTGLVGMAGGVGGFALAAGLAAVKQASGGYAAGLWLFACLCALAWMSLAGVRQRWRSDWTVAAARV
- the nirB gene encoding nitrite reductase large subunit NirB; translated protein: MDMAELKGKTRQKLVVVGNGMAGMRTVEELLHLAPDLYDITVFGAEPHPNYNRILLSPVLAGEQAFADIILNPREWYAERGIRLRMGTPVAAIDRARRQVVTEDGEAVAYDRLLLATGSTPVILPIPGRELEGVIGYRDIADTEYMMAAAQTRRHAVVIGGGLLGLEAANGLKQRGMDVTVVHLADWLLERQLDRQAGDLLRQALEARGIRFLLGRQTAALLDDGQGRVAAVRFSDGEDIPAELVVMAVGIRPNAALAEASGLHCSRGVVVDDALQTYDPRIYAVGECVSHRGVAYGLVAPLFEQAKVCANHLAQLGIARYLGSVSSTKLKVTGIDLFSAGDFMGGEGCDEIVLSDPAGGIYKKLVLRGDKLAGVCLYGDTSDGAWYFKLLREARPVGDLRDTLMFGESAIGDAGVQGQSRAAAMQDSDEVCGCNGVCKGTIVKAIQDKDLFTLDEVKKHTKAASSCGSCSGLVEQVLMSVVGAGFQETPKTKAVCGCTDRSHGELRKAIREHHLLSHAEVFHFLEWRTPNGCASCRPAINYYLLSSWPHEAADDPQSRFINERAHANIQKDGTFSVIPQMKGGVTTADELRRIADVADKYRVKMLKVTGGQRIDLLGIKKEDLVDVWRDLGMHSGHAYGKSIRTVKTCVGSEFCRFGTQNSTQMGIDLETMLANMWSPHKVKLAVSGCPRNCAEAGIKDVGVIAVDSGWELYVGGNGGIKTEVAQFLCKVKTAEEVKEYSGAFLQLYREEAYYLDRTVHYIARVGLDYIKSRVVGDADSRRALHQRLLFSLQGLPDPWAARVAGAQKREFIPIAVAV
- the nirD gene encoding nitrite reductase small subunit NirD, with product MIRENWVKVCALDDIPAQGSRVLARDGGDIALFRIHDDQVFALLDRCPHKGGPLSQGMVHGRAVACPLHGWNIDLASGEAQAPDVGCANRFPVRLEDGAVWLAW
- a CDS encoding nitrate reductase — its product is MGKTETRSTCCYCGVGCGVLISSENGRIAGVRGDPDHPANYGRLCSKGLNLAASAASDSGRALYPEMRMDRNAPRRRAGWDEALDAAADRFAGIIRRHGPDAVAFYVSGQLLTEDYYLFNKLAKGLIGTNNIDTNSRLCMSSAVAAYKMALGADGPPTCYEDLEAADCVLFAGSNMAYAHPVLFRRLEAARAARPDTRWIVVDPRRTDTAAMADLHLQIQPGTDVALFHGMLHHLIWEGLIDADYIAAHTEGFDALKRMVRDYTPKLAAEICGVSAEDIIAAAECFGRSRASLSLYCMGLNQSSQGTAKNLALIHLHLAAGQIGKPGAGPFSLTGQPNAMGGREVGGMATMLAAHRDIANPAHRREVAAHWGVPEERLSPRPGLPAVEMFEAMTRGEIKAVWIACTNPAHSMPDLPRVREALARAELVVLQEAFADTDTAAFADIVLPAASWGEKDGTVTNSERRISRVRAAAPPPGEARTDAWIAAEFARRLAARLHPDEAGHFDYDGAGRIFDEHRALTVGRDLDMGGLDYALLEAKGPQQWPLPAGSASGLARRYEDGVYATDNGRARFHAVDYQPPADKVSAHYPFRLISGRLRDQWHGMSRTGRLPQHFAHSPEPELRMHPEDAERRGLSDGELVWVASKRGRLALPLRRSDEVARGSVFAAMHWNGRFLSSGGVNETTVSAVDSLSFQPELKHAAVKVERAALPWRVLAAVRHADLPGLRARLSPLLEGCGYAAISLAGTDTLYLRAAEAHARPDWLARLLEALDWRPGADTLEYRDDKRGVFKRAAWRGNRLDRLLFAGSLPADQAAGEARLQTLLSGEDWQGPRLAVFAPAVAAAAPRERTVCQCKQVGEGAIRRALEDGADVTALQARLGCGTVCGSCLPEIKRMAASSAQAV
- the cobA gene encoding uroporphyrinogen-III C-methyltransferase, whose product is MHKTFKAIGRVTLLGAGPGDLELLTLKAARSLAAADVLLLDDLVDPAIAELAPRARVVRVGKRGGCKSTPQDFIQRLMRRYAQRGEQVVRAKGGEALLFGRAGEEIAYLRAHGIEVDIVNGVSAAFAAAASLRVSLTQRGLSHGLTLATAHLQDGSEPDWRALAAAGTTLAIYMGMSRIDSLCAALADCLPADTPAAAVQWAGTEREARVLSSLGRLAEDARAAGLGSPAVLLIGEALREAAREFAGAEARAANG